One segment of Podarcis muralis chromosome 17, rPodMur119.hap1.1, whole genome shotgun sequence DNA contains the following:
- the FARSA gene encoding phenylalanine--tRNA ligase alpha subunit: MAPTVESAAGPGSAAELLLQRLELVGAQGEARLCSLEAAAALGLDHQVLVGAVKSLQSLGEVIEAEQCTSKKWELTPEGKEIVQEGSHEVRVFNSIPSEGLVQSELMKLPSGKVGFSKAMSNKWIQLDKTAEGGPRVFRAVETVQDSVREKLLQVEQGEGEKLEEKDKNELKKRKLLAEVTIKTYWISKGNAFSTTVTKQETDLTPEMIASGSWKDLKFKAYNFEALGIMPESGHLHPLLKVRSQFRQIFLEMGFTEMPTNNFIESSFWNFDALFQPQQHPARDQHDTFFLKDPAEAIDFPMDYLKRVKRVHSQGGYGSQGYRYEWKLEEARKNLLRTHTTSASARMLYQLAQQEKFTPAKYFSIDRVFRNETLDATHLAEFHQIEGVVADYGLTLGDLMGVLKEFFTKMGITQLRFKPAYNPYTEPSMEVFSYHQGLKKWVEVGNSGVFRPEMLLPMGLPDGVTVIAWGLSLERPTMIRYGINNIRELVGHKVNLQMVYDSPLCRLDA, from the exons ATGGCTCCCACCGTGGAGTCGGCGGCGGGTCCTGGGTCAGCGGCCGAGCTCCTGCTGCAGAGACTAGAGCTAGTAGGAGCCCAAGGCGAAGCGAGGCTCTGCAGCTTGGAGGCGGCTGCGGCGCTGGGCTTGGACCACCAGGTGCTGGTCGGGGCCGTGAAGAGCCTGCAGTCGTTGGGGGAG GTGATTGAGGCTGAGCAATGCACATCCAAGAAGTGGGAGCTGACACCTGAGGGCAAAGAAATTGTCCAGGAAGGGAGCCATGAAGTTCGAGTGTTTAACAGCATCCCCTCTGAAGGCCTGGTCCAGAGTGAGCTGATG AAGCTGCCAAGTGGAAAGGTGGGATTCAGCAAAGCAATGTCCAATAAGTGGATCCAGCTAGACAAGACCGCAGAAGGTGGACCCCGAGTCTTCCGGGCG gTGGAGACAGTGCAGGACTCTGTCAGAGAGAAGCTGCTGCAGGTGGAGCAGGGTGAGGGTGAGAAACTAGAAGAGAAGGACAAGAATGAACTGAAGAAGCGGAAACTCCTGGCAGAAGT GACCATTAAGACATACTGGATCAGTAAAGGAAATGCTTTCAGTACCACAGTTACCAAGCAGGAAACGGACCTCACTCCAGAGATGATTGCCAG TGGCTCCTGGAAAGATTTGAAGTTCAAGGCATATAACTTTGAGGCACTGGGCATTATGCCTGAAAGCGGACATCTCCACCCACTCCTCAAGGTCCGCAGCCAGTTCCGGCAGATCTTCCTTGAAATGGG TTTTACGGAAATGCCCACCAATAACTTCATTGAGAGCTCCTTCTGGAACTTTGACGCCCTCTTCCAGCCACAGCAGCATCCAGCTCGGGACCAGCATGACACCTTCTTCCTAAAGG ATCCTGCTGAAGCCATCGACTTCCCCATGGATTACCTGAAGAGGGTAAAGAGGGTTCATTCACAAGGAGGTTATGGCTCTCAGGG GTACAGATATGAGTGGAAACTGGAGGAGGCTCGGAAGAACCTCCTTCGGACACACACCACATCCGCCAGTGCTCGCATGCTCTATCAGCTGGCGCAGCAG GAGAAATTCACCCCTGCCAAATACTTTTCCATCGACCGTGTCTTCAGGAACGAGACACTCGACGccacccacctggctgagttCCACCAGATTGAAGGGGTGGTAGCCGATTATGGCTTGACACTGGGCGACCTGATGGGTGTCTTGAAAGAGTTTTTCACCAAAATGG gAATCACCCAGCTGCGCTTCAAACCTGCTTACAATCCTTACACGGAGCCCAGCATGGAGGTGTTCAGCTACCACCAGG GATTAAAGAAGTGGGTGGAGGTGGGCAATTCAGGAGTCTTCCGCCCAGAGATGCTGCTGCCCATGGGTCTGCCTGATGGGGTGACCGTCATCGCCTGGGGCCTTTCTTTGGAACG GCCCACCATGATCAGGTATGGCATCAATAATATCCGGGAACTGGTTGGTCACAAAGTCAATCTGCAGATGGTATATGACAGTCCACTCTGCCGCTTGGATGCTTAG
- the LOC144325973 gene encoding small integral membrane protein 44-like, whose amino-acid sequence MALPSQTWPMNMSSSNRTETLALLTQPSSSNESPLYSEYQPAAYDLVPLPKAVLYMIMAVMVVVSVAYAIVGHLIKDLAHDLADCLLGPAPEEPDEEEPEPPPLTGFQPSLLAKARTCSCSTHHHQEEVHITLEVT is encoded by the exons ATGGCTCTCCCCTCTCAAACGTGGCCAATGAACATGAGCTCCTCAAATCGCACCGAGACCTTGGCATTACTTACTCAACCCTCTTCCTCCAATGAGAGCCCTCTTTACAGTGAATACCAGCCAGCTGCCTATGACCTTGTTCCATTGCCCAAAGCTGTGCTCTACATGATCATGgctgtgatggtggtggtgagtgTGGCCTATGCCATTGTTGGTCACCTGATCAAAGACCTGGCACATGATCTGGCAG ATTGCTTGCTGGGGCCAGCGCCTGAGGAGCCTGACGAGGAGGAGCCAGAGCCCCCACCTCTTACAGGTTTCCAGCCCTCCCTCTTGGCCAAGGCCCGCACTTGCAGCTGCTCAACACACCACCACCAAGAGGAGGTTCATATAACATTAGAGGTGACATAG